The following is a genomic window from Actinomadura sp. WMMB 499.
TTCGGGCACCAGCGCCCGCACCTCGTCGTGGAAGCGCCGGGCGAGTTCGAGGGCCTCGGCGTTGTCGGGCGTGTGGACGAACACGGTGGGCGTGCGTCCCTCGCGCAGCCAGCCGGCGACGGTCGCCGTCCATCCCTGCCAGCCCTCGACGGTGCGGTCGGTGTCGTCGCGGCCGAGGTAGCGGACGATCGGGCGTCCGGTGAGCGCGGCCGCGCGCCGGGGCATCCGGGGCTTCTTCGTCCACGCGTCCCGTTCGGCGTCGCTGGTCGGCGGGCTGCGGAACAGGGTGGTGGTGTCGAACGGCACCCATTCGGCGCCGCTCTCGGACAGGGCCCGCTCCAGCAGCGACGCCGCCCGCGCGTCCTCGAAGAACGCGCGGTGCCGCACCTCGACCGCGTACCGGTGCGACGCGGGGAGCCGTCGCAGGAAGCGCGCGAGCGTCCCGACGTCGCCCGGCCCG
Proteins encoded in this region:
- a CDS encoding DUF72 domain-containing protein; its protein translation is MRLHVGCAMWNLAPWQGRYLPRALPAGERLRAYASWCNAVEGNTTFYATPSRDAVESWAGQTPPDFRFVVKLPKPVTHGSRLVGADDELRAFLHAIEPLGPRAHALWVQLPGSFGPGDVGTLARFLRRLPASHRYAVEVRHRAFFEDARAASLLERALSESGAEWVPFDTTTLFRSPPTSDAERDAWTKKPRMPRRAAALTGRPIVRYLGRDDTDRTVEGWQGWTATVAGWLREGRTPTVFVHTPDNAEALELARRFHDEVRALVPELEPLPEPEPVGPPTLF